The Anopheles merus strain MAF chromosome 2L, AmerM5.1, whole genome shotgun sequence genome has a segment encoding these proteins:
- the LOC121591492 gene encoding cohesin subunit SA-1, translating to MHRRGGKRIRMNDPPVEYEETEQLYQNEPLNESWSSGGHDDGAHAEESGEPSRGRMTRLRARGGVPLKAPIIEDDDDDDFFGKEQQQKKRKAPRKPRETVPKEHHERPPRVYREREEREERVVVTDRESTTDESSLYYILRHSKSPIATIVDDWIERYKADKDSALIALMNFFVHASGCKGKITPEMQQGMEHSGIIRKMTEEFDEDSHEYPLMMSGQQWKKFKMNFCDFVQTLVKQCQYSIIYDQFLMDNVISLLTGLSDSQVRAFRHTATLAAMKLMTALVDVALLVSVQFDMAARQYETERTKPRDKRAADRLESLMARRSELEENMDEIKNMLTYMFKSVFVHRYRDTLPDIRAICMSEIGIWMMKFSSNFLDDSYLKYIGWTLHDKVGDVRLKCLQALLPLYENEELKGKLELFTSKFKDRIVAMTLDKEYEAAVHAVKLVINILKSHQDILADKDSEIVYELVYSSHRGVAQAAAEFLNERLFRMDPNAPAVYTKRGKQRLPNTPLMRDLVQFFIESELHEHGAYLVDSIIDSNPMIKDWECYTDLLLEEPGQFEEMLDNKQESTLIEIMVSAVRQSATGEPPVGRGSSRKMTLSAKEIKQVQDDKQRLTEHFIQTLPLLLHKYSADAEKLTNLLAIPQYFDIELFTTTRQEANLQALLDKMTHVMSTHVDREVLETCAKTLEFLCTDGSAIYARCDLVRSNVIDECVNRYKEAIDDYRNVIAGDEIPNEDEVYNVNISLKKVSTLFSSHNLNPWNLFDSLYQDIEERLAGKSGDTGIPKEALVYCIEACFFSINWGLYHLETAMDRSQVPQEAHELSRNLHKYLNACNHLVQYDRESAIQEAAFMSICDLLVVFSDQLRGHADENIQSLVYAPNEEQQQLLNEFVQTTVFATEQEEGLDETRIEELHKRRSFLAAYCKLIVYNILPIKAAADIFKHYLRHYDEYGDIIKATLGKTREINKVNCSMTMCLSLVKMFKELQELSPDGRVSRTSQEFQDLKELAKRFALSFGLDAVKNREAITVFHRAGIHFAVTSTNEELDDPSAAPPCIAFLEVLTELTNKLIKQDKKLILAFLDRRLKAGIPSSRSEDWQPLVTYRNSLLHGETDQLPAVTAKRAYTRKKKDTDHDDEDEHDDEDDNDYIG from the exons ATGCATCGCCGCGGTGGAAAACGAATCCGCATGAATGACCCTCCGGTGGAGTACGAAGAAACGGAGCAGCTGTATCAAAA TGAACCGCTGAACGAAAGCTGGTCCTCGGGCGGACACGATGACGGAGCACACGCGGAAGAGTCGGGCGAACCGTCCCGCGGCAGGATGACGCGTCTGCGGGCTCGCGGAGGTGTACCGCTGAAAGCACCCATCATcgaggacgatgatgatgatgattttttcggcaaggagcagcagcagaaaaagcGCAAGGCACCGCGCAAGCCGCGCGAAACGGTCCCGAAGGAGCACCACGAGCGGCCGCCCCGTGTGTACCGCGAGCGGGAGGAGCGCGAGGAGCGTGTCGTCGTGACGGATCGAGAAAGTACGACCGACGAATCGAGCCTGTACTACATCCTGCGCCACTCGAAGTCACCGATTGCCACGATCGTGGACGATTGGATCGAGCGGTACAAGGCGGACAAAGATTCGGCCCTGATTGCGCTGATGAACTTCTTCGTGCACGCGAGCGGCTGCAAGGGCAAAATTACGCCCGAAATGCAGCAGGGTATGGAGCACTCGGGCATCATTCGCAAGATGACGGAGGAGTTCGACGAGGACAGCCACGAGTACCCGCTGATGATGTCGGGGCAGCAGTGGAAAAAGTTCAAGATGAACTTCTGCGACTTTGTGCAGACGCTGGTGAAGCAGTGCCAGTACTCGATCATCTACGACCAATTTCTGATGGACAATGTGATTTCGCTGCTGACCGGGCTGTCGGATTCGCAAGTGCGAGCGTTCCGCCACACGGCCACCCTGGCCGCGATGAAGCTGATGACGGCGCTGGTCGATGTGGCGCTGCTCGTCTCGGTACAGTTCGATATGGCCGCGCGCCAGTACGAGACGGAGCGGACGAAACCGCGCGACAAGCGGGCGGCTGATCGGCTGGAGTCGCTGATGGCCCGCCGCAGCGAGCTGGAGGAAAACATGGACGAAATCAAGAACATGCTGACGTACATGTTCAAGTCGGTGTTTGTGCATCGGTACCGCGACACGCTGCCCGACATCCGTGCCATCTGCATGTCGGAGATTGGCATCTGGATGATGAAGTTTTCGTCCAACTTTTTGGACGACTCGTACCTGAAGTACATCGGCTGGACGCTGCACGATAAGGTGGGCGATGTGCGGCTGAAGTGTCTGCAGGCGCTCCTCCCGCTGTACGAGAACGAGGAGCTCAAGGGAAAGCTGGAGCTGTTTACGTCCAAATTCAAGGATCGTATCGTGGCCATGACGCTGGACAAGGAGTACGAGGCGGCCGTGCACGCGGTGAAGCTGGTCATAAACATTCTCAA GAGCCATCAAGACATTTTGGCGGATAAAGACAGTGAAATCGTGTACGAGCTGGTGTACTCATCGCACCGTGGTGTCGCCCAAGCGGCGGCCGAGTTTCTGAACGAACGTCTGTTCCGGATGGATCCGAACGCGCCGGCTGTGTACACAAAGCGAGGCAAGCAGCGCCTTCCCAACACACCGCTCATGCGCGATTTGGTGCAGTTCTTCATCGAGTCGGAGCTGCACGAGCACGGTGCGTACCTGGTCGACTCCATCATCGACAGCAATCCGATGATTAAGGACTGGGAATGCTACACCGATCTGCTGCTCGAGGAGCCGGGCCAGTTTGAGGAGATGCTGGACAACAAGCAGGAATCAACGCTGATCGAAATCATGGTCAGTGCGGTGCGCCAATCGGCCACGGGTGAACCACCGGTTGGGCGAGGCAGCAGTCGCAAGATGACGCTGAGCGCGAAGGAAATCAAGCAGGTGCAGGACGATAAGCAGCGCTTGACGGAACACTTTATCCAAacgctgccactgctgctgcacaagtacAGCGCCGATGCGGAGAAGCTCACCAACCTGCTGGCCATTCCGCAGTACTTCGACATTGAGCTGTTTACCACCACCCGGCAGGAGGCGAATCTGCAGGCTTTGCTGGACAAAATGACACACGTCATGTCGACGCACGTCGACCGGGAGGTGCTGGAGACGTGTGCCAAAACGCTCGAATTCCTGTGCACCGACGGTAGCGCTATCTATGCCCGGTGCGATCTGGTGCGCTCGAACGTGATCGATGAGTGCGTCAACCGGTACAAGGAAGCGATCGACGACTATCGTAACGTGATCGCTGGCGATGAGATACCGAACGAGGACGAGGTGTACAATGTGAACATCTCGCTGAAGAAGGTCTCGACGCTGTTCTCGTCCCACAATCTGAACCCGTGGAATCTGTTCGATTCGCTGTACCAGGACATTGAGGAGCGGCTGGCGGGGAAGTCCGGCGACACGGGCATACCCAAGGAAGCGCTCGTTTACTGCATCGAGGCGTGCTTTTTCTCCATCAACTGGGGGCTGTACCATCTCGAGACGGCGATGGACCGATCGCAGGTGCCACAGGAAGCGCATGAGCTGAGCCGCAACTTGCACAAGTACCTGAATGCCTGCAATCATCTCGTGCAGTACGATCGGGAGTCGGCGATACAGGAGGCCGCCTTTATGTCGATCTGCGATCTGCTGGTGGTCTTCTCGGACCAGCTGCGGGGCCACGCGGACGAAAACATACAGTCGCTGGTGTACGCACCGaacgaggagcagcagcagctgctgaacGAGTTCGTGCAGACGACGGTCTTTGCCACGGAGCAGGAGGAGGGCCTCGACGAGACGCGCATCGAGGAGCTGCACAAACGGCGCAGCTTTCTCGCTGCCTACTGCAAGCTGATCGTGTACAACATTCTTCCCATCAAGGCAGCGGCAGACATCTTTAAGCACTATCTGCGG CACTACGATGAGTACGGCGATATCATCAAGGCGACGCTGGGCAAGACGCGCGAAATCAACAAAGTTAACTGCTCGATGACCATGTGTCTGAGTCTGGTGAAGATGTTCAAGGAGCTGCAGGAACTGTCTCCCGACGGACGGGTGTCCCGAACGTCGCAGGAATTCCAGGACCTGAAAGAGTTGGCCAAGCGGTTCGCACTGTCGTTCGGGTTGGATGCGGTGAAAAACCGGGAAGCAATTACTGTGTTTCACCGTGCGGGCATCCATTTCGCGGTCACCTCGACGAACGAGGAGCTGGACGATCCTTCAGCCGCACCGCCGTGTATCGCGTTTCTGGAAGTGTTGACCGAGCTGACGAATAAACTGATCAAACAGGACAAAAAGCTTAT TCTCGCTTTCCTCGACCGTCGCCTGAAGGCCGGTATTCCGTCGAGCCGTTCAGAGGACTGGCAACCGTTGGTGACGTATCGCAATTCGCTCCTGCACGGCGAAACCGATCAACTGCCGGCGGTTACGGCGAAGCGTGCGTACACCAGAAAGAAGAAGGACaccgaccacgacgacgaggacgagcaTGACGATGAGGATGATAACGATTATATCGGTTAG
- the LOC121591493 gene encoding alanine--tRNA ligase, mitochondrial has protein sequence MVFRLCFTSRVLSRHHLVRQPTNPVRYVSVGRAGPSSLEIRRQFIDYFTVKHNHRLIRSSSLIPFNDSTIAFVNAGMNQFKSVFLGTAERPCQRAVNSQKCVRVGGKHNDLSVVGTDSYHHTFFEMLGNWSFGDYFKRQACEMAWDLLRNVYRIDMDRVYVTYFGGDAKLNLPADEECRQIWLSLGVPPERVLPFGARDNFWEMGNSGPCGPCTEIHLDLSGDYRNTKARHHLVNAGVPDLTEIWNIVFIQYNRSLEDGTIRNLPQRHVDTGMGLERLVAHLQHKQSNYDTDLFEPIFQRIQKATKKEPYRGSFLSTDSHYELDTAYRIMADHSRMITACLADGMFPSQNHKLRRIIRKSLALATRTFNHPQLLRETVPCVVEILGTVYPEMGRNLPTVLQIIEHEQHLYSALRTKRSAETNALLQQFPQLEESEALEHPGLAGAIKELAQTKPTQLNGAHIHKLYDTHGLDEELLVKLGEMMHFSLDFRDYERYVRVLKDGHKHELATKLQTRLSAYENLRESLDSATLKPTRAERRYNYAFNADKGTYEVAPCRARVSLLLEDEARDQWHIVTDQSNFYCESGGQQSDTGRLTVEGSGSAGGQTFEVTGVTDHNGFVMHSIKRQPNVDLSVGDTVVLQVDANRRTQLTLHHTATHLLNAVVRKVVALPMCQRSSSVSERHFRLELAISGEKLTLEQIAAIETEIRTLINRNEPIGVTVCNAADLDLATVTIVPGETYPDRGLRVVSIGDVSRELCCGTHATRTGELQDVAITNVTQSKNGCFTFHAVAGPAAKKVHYLGAQIQNDVSQLQQDAEQNEKQEDITIIETRMQRLKNVLLTGTDNNIHLPYCVRQRCLDVINALYQKLKDRSRESLRELIDIEMRNLMEQRPASSDPFIVHFLECSIILEEVQLSKATRYCTDRPILVVSITDNQVKARATVPPAMVSERCNAERWLAVVAQLFKAQTAAPKGQRAAEVCNMKARKVKMMDFEATLESALRAAKTYAKEHFH, from the exons ATGGTCTTCCGACTGTGTTTCACTTCGCGAGTGCTGTCCCGGCACCACCTCGTCCGCCAGCCCACCAACCCAGTGCGCTATGTTTCGGTGGGCCGCGCGGGACCCAGTTCGCTCGAGATCCGGCGCCAGTTCATAGACTACTTTACCGTGAAGCACAACCATCGGTTGATACGTTCCAGCTCGCTGATTCCGTTCAACGACAGCACGATAGCGTTCGTGAATGCCGGCATGAATCAGTTCAAAAGCGTGTTCCTCGGCACGGCCGAGCGGCCCTGCCAGCGGGCGGTCAATTCGCAGAAATGCGTCCGTGTCGGGGGCAAACATAACGACCTGTCCGTGGTGGGCACCGACAGCTACCACCATACATTCTTCGAGATGCTGGGCAACTGGTCGTTCGGGGACTATTTCAAGCGCCAGGCATGCGAAATGGCTTGGGACCTGCTCCGGAACGTGTATCGCATCGATATGGACCGCGTGTACGTGACTTACTTTGGGGGCGATGCAAAGCTGAACCTTCCGGCGGACGAAGAGTGTCGGCAAATTTGGCTGAGCTTAGG aGTTCCACCGGAACGTGTCCTTCCCTTCGGTGCGCGGGATAATTTCTGGGAGATGGGCAACTCCGGCCCCTGTGGGCCGTGCACGGAGATACATCTGGACCTGTCGGGCGACTATAGAAACACAAAGGCCAGGCATCACCTGGTAAACGCCGGTGTGCCAGATCTGACCGAGATTTGGAACATCGTGTTCATTCAGTACAACCGTTCGCTTGAGGATGGCACGATTCGCAACTTGCCTCAGCGTCACGTGGACACGGGCATGGGGTTGGAAAGGTTGGTTGCGCATCTGCAGCACAAGCAGAGCAACTACGACACTGATTTGTTTGAGCCAATCTTCCAACGTATACAGAAG gcaACGAAAAAGGAACCATATCGCGGAAGCTTTCTCAGTACCGACAGCCACTACGAACTGGACACCGCCTACCGAATTATGGCCGATCATAGTCGCATGATTACGGCCTGCTTAGCCGATGGAATGTTTCCCTCACAAAA CCACAAACTGCGACGCATTATACGCAAATCACTTGCACTAGCTACGCGTACCTTTAACCACCCCCAGCTGCTACGCGAAACCGTCCCGTGCGTTGTGGAAATCTTAGGCACCGTGTACCCCGAGATGGGCCGCAACCTGCCGACCGTGCTGCAAATAATCGAACACGAGCAGCACCTGTACAGTGCGCTGCGCACGAAACGTTCCGCCGAAACGAACGCACTGTTGCAACAGTTCCCCCAGCTAGAGGAATCGGAAGCGCTGGAACATCCCGGGCTTGCCGGTGCCATTAAGGAGCTGGCACAAACGAAGCCAACCCAGCTGAACGGtgcgcacatacacaaactGTACGATACGCACGGGCTGGACGAGGAGCTGCTGGTGAAGCTCGGGGAGATGATGCACTTTTCGCTCGACTTCCGAGACTACGAACGGTACGTGCGCGTGCTCAAGGACGGTCACAAGCACGAGCTGGCGACGAAGCTACAGACACGCCTTTCGGCGTACGAAAATCTCAGGGAATCGCTCGACAGCGCCACGCTAAAGCCGACCCGTGCCGAACGGAGGTATAATTATGCATTTAACGCGGACAAGGGCACGTACGAGGTGGCACCGTGCAGGGCGCGCGTTAGCCTTCTGCTGGAAGATGAAGCCCGCGACCAGTGGCACATCGTGACGGATCAGAGCAATTTTTACTGCGAATCGGGCGGTCAGCAGAGCGACACGGGGCGGCTAACGGTTGAAGGGAGTGGTTCCGCCGGTGGACAAACATTCGAAGTAACTGGTGTCACCGATCACAACGGCTTCGTGATGCACTCCATCAAGAGGCAACCGAACGTGGACCTTTCCGTTGGAGACACCGTGGTACTGCAGGTGGATGCAAACCGACGGACGCAGCTAACGCTCCATCACACGGCAACGCATCTGTTGAACGCAGTCGTACGCAAAGTGGTCGCCCTGCCAATGTGTCAACGGTCGAGTTCGGTTTCCGAGCGCCACTTCCGGCTGGAGCTTGCCATCAGTGGCGAAAAACTTACGCTCGAACAGATAGCAGCGATCGAAACGGAAATACGCACGTTAATCAACCGAAACGAACCGATCGGCGTGACAGTGTGCAATGCAGCCGATCTCGATCTCGCCACCGTCACCATCGTGCCGGGAGAAACGTATCCCGACCGAGGCCTGCGGGTCGTTTCGATCGGTGACGTATCGCGGGAGCTTTGCTGCGGAACGCACGCCACCCGCACGGGCGAGCTGCAGGACGTGGCCATCACCAATGTGACGCAGTCGAAAAATGGTTGCTTTACGTTTCACGCGGTCGCCGGGCCGGCGGCAAAGAAGGTACACTACCTCGGGGCACAAATCCAGAACGACGTTAGCCAGCTGCAGCAGGATGCGGAGCAGAATGAAAAGCAGGAGGACATTACGATCATCGAGACGCGCATGCAGCGGCTTAAAAATGTGCTGCTGACTGGGACGGACAACAACATCCATCTGCCGTACTGTGTCCGGCAGCGCTGTCTCGACGTAATCAATGCGTTGTACCAGAAGCTGAAGGATCGGTCGCGCGAATCGCTCCGCGAGTTGATTGACATTGAGATGCGTAATCTGATGGAGCAGAGACCCGCAAGCAGCGATCCGTTTATCGTGCATTTCCTCGAGTGTTCCATCATCCTGGAGGAGGTGCAGCTAAGCAAAGCAACCCGCTACTGCACGGATCGTCCGATTCTGGTTGTAAGCATTACGGACAATCAGGTGAAGGCGCGGGCAACGGTCCCACCGGCAATGGTTAGCGAACGGTGCAATGCGGAGCGATggttggcggtggtggcgcaACTGTTTAAAGCACAAACGGCCGCCCCGAAGGGACAGCGGGCGGCCGAGGTGTGCAACATGAAGGCACGCAAGGTGAAGATGATGGACTTCGAGGCCACGCTCGAGAGTGCGCTGCGTGCGGCAAAGACTTACGCAAAGGAACATTTCCATTAG
- the LOC121594331 gene encoding elongation factor Tu, mitochondrial, giving the protein MSTYLALRALLNPIARKTVAQILCAGNGLNVVRRASPAIRTVPVRFYAEKEVFKRDKPHCNVGTIGHVDHGKTTLTAAITKVLADKDLAESKKYTDIDNAPEEKARGITINVAHIEYQTENRHYGHTDCPGHADYIKNMITGTAQMDGAILVVAATDGAMPQTREHLLLAKQIGVNHIVVFINKVDAADQEMVDLVEMEIRELMSEMGFDGDNVPVIKGSALCALEGREPEIGANAVMKLLEEVDKYVPTPVRELDKPFLLPVESVHSIPGRGTVVTGRLERGTLKKGQECEFVGYNKVIKSTITGIEMFHKILEEAHAGDQLGALVRGIKRDDIKRGMVMCKPGTMKANDNFEAQVYILSKDEGGRHKPFTSFIQLQMFSRTWDCATQVQIPGKDMIMPGEDAKLQLRLMRPMVLEQGQRFTLRDGHITLGTGVVTKLLSPLSEKERLALTEGKKAREKAASGKA; this is encoded by the exons ATGTCGACGTATCTCGCTCTTCGAGCACTCCTTAACCCGA TCGCCCGCAAAACGGTCGCCCAGATTCTGTGCGCCGGCAATGGGCTGAACGTGGTGCGCCGTGCATCGCCGGCCATCCGCACCGTGCCGGTCCGATTCTACGCCGAGAAGGAAGTGTTCAAGCGCGACAAACCGCACTGCAATGTCGGCACGATCGGGCACGTCGATCACGGCAAGACGACGCTGACCGCAGCCATCACGAAGGTGCTGGCCGACAAGGATCTGGCGGAGAGCAAAAAGTACACCGACATCGACAACGCGCCGGAGGAGAAGGCGCGCGGCATTACGATCAACGTCGCTCACATCGAGTACCAGACGGAGAACCGGCACTACGGCCACACGGACTGTCCGGGGCATGCGGATTACATCAAGAACATGATCACCGGCACGGCCCAGATGGACGGTGCGATCCTGGTGGTGGCCGCGACGGACGGCGCTATGCCGCAGACGCGCGAACACTTGCTGCTGGCGAAACAGATCGGCGTCAATCACATCGTGGTGTTCATCAACAAGGTGGACGCGGCCGACCAGGAGATGGTCGATCTGGTGGAGATGGAGATCCGCGAGCTGATGTCGGAGATGGGCTTCGACGGTGATAATGTGCCGGTGATCAAGGGTTCGGCCCTGTGCGCACTGGAGGGCCGGGAGCCCGAGATTGGTGCGAACGCGGTGATGAAGCTGCTCGAGGAGGTGGACAAGTACGTGCCGACGCCGGTGCGCGAGCTGGACAAACCATTCCTGCTGCCGGTCGAGTCGGTGCACAGCATTCCCGGCCGTGGTACGGTCGTGACGGGCCGGCTGGAGCGCGGCACGCTAAAGAAGGGTCAGGAGTGTGAATTTGTCGGTTACAATAAG GTCATTAAGTCCACCATCACCGGTATTGAGATGTTCCACAAAATCCTCGAGGAGGCACACGCCGGCGATCAGCTCGGTGCGCTGGTGCGCGGCATCAAGCGCGACGACATCAAGCGCGGCATGGTGATGTGCAAACCGGGCACGATGAAGGCGAACGATAACTTCGAGGCGCAGGTGTACATTCTCAGCAAGGACGAGGGCGGCCGCCACAAGCCGTTCACCAGCTTCATCCAGCTGCAGATGTTCTCGCGCACGTGGGATTGCGCGACGCAGGTGCAGATCCCCGGCAAGGACATGATCATGCCGGGCGAGGACGCCAAGCTGCAGCTGCGGCTGATGCGGCCGATGGTGCTGGAACAGGGGCAGCGGTTTACGCTGCGCGACGGACACATTACGCTCGGTACGGGCGTGGTGACGAAGCTGCTTTCGCCCCTGTCCGAGAAGGAGCGGCTGGCGCTGACCGAGGGCAAGAAGGCGCGCGAGAAAGCTGCCAGCGGTAAGGCGTAA